From the genome of Duffyella gerundensis, one region includes:
- a CDS encoding Arc family DNA-binding protein: MNDTVNLTIKIDPELKETIKNLALENQVSMSQEICQRLQLSLSQQRPEIDSSHTEEQETPQLTDGELKQIRSLLKKSKKRKV, from the coding sequence ATGAACGACACCGTTAATCTGACCATTAAAATTGACCCTGAACTCAAAGAGACCATTAAGAACCTCGCGCTTGAGAATCAGGTTTCCATGAGCCAGGAGATTTGCCAGCGTTTACAGTTAAGCCTCAGTCAGCAACGCCCTGAGATCGACAGTTCGCATACCGAAGAGCAGGAAACCCCGCAGCTCACCGACGGCGAACTGAAACAGATTCGTAGCCTGCTGAAAAAAAGCAAAAAACGTAAGGTCTAA
- a CDS encoding ASCH domain-containing protein has product MNLMEKYPDALQWGFGDLPALTDALAALVVAGKKTASCGSLAAYQQEAHKITPGSFHIILDSQAQPVCVIQIVGMRLVRFCDVTAEMAQKEGEGDLSLAYWRQAHQEFFKREGLFATDMELIYEEFRLVEVL; this is encoded by the coding sequence ATGAATTTGATGGAAAAGTATCCCGATGCCCTGCAATGGGGCTTTGGCGATTTACCGGCGCTGACCGATGCGCTGGCAGCGCTGGTGGTTGCCGGTAAGAAGACCGCCTCCTGTGGCTCGCTGGCGGCGTATCAGCAGGAAGCGCACAAGATCACCCCCGGCAGCTTTCACATCATTCTCGACAGTCAGGCGCAGCCGGTGTGCGTGATTCAAATCGTGGGCATGCGGCTGGTGCGCTTCTGTGACGTCACGGCAGAAATGGCGCAAAAAGAGGGTGAAGGCGACTTGAGCCTGGCGTACTGGCGGCAGGCACATCAGGAATTTTTTAAGCGGGAAGGGTTGTTTGCGACCGATATGGAACTCATATATGAGGAGTTCCGGCTGGTTGAGGTGCTGTAA